GCTCATCGGTCACTACTGTTCCTTCAATCGGAATAACGTAAACATAGATCCCCTGCCCCTTAATGTCATGTGGGTAACCTACAACAGCCGCTTCAGCAATGGCCGGGTGTGACACTAATGCACTTTCAATTTCAGCGGTCCCAAGGCGATGTCCCGAGACATTGAGTACATCATCTACTCGACCGGTGATCCAATAATAGCCATCTTCATCCCGACGACAACCATCCCCAGTGAAATAGCAATTATCATAGGTACTGAAATAGGTTTGTACGAACCTTTCATGATCACCATAAATAGTTCTGGCCTGGGCAGGCCAACTGTCTTTAATGATTAAATTGCCTTCTGTTGCACCACTTAACTCGTCACCATTGCTATCTACCAGCGCGGGTTGAACCCCGAAAAATGGATTGGTAGCCGAACCCGGTTTTAGAGCTGTGATGCTTGGCATAGGCGAAATCATAATGCCACCGGTCTCAGTTTGCCACCAAGTGTCTACAATCGGACAACGACCCTTGCCAATAGTCTCATGATACCAGTGCCACGCCTCCGGGTTAATGGGCTCGCCAACCGACCCAAGCAAACGCAAAGAATCACAATGAGTGCCTTGGGCTGCGAAGTCGCCATGAGCCATGAGGGCGCGAATTGCGGTTGGTGCAGTATATAAAATATTAACCTGATGCTTATCTACTATCTGACAAATTCTTCTTACATCTGGGTAGGTGGGTACGCCTTCGAATAATAAGGTTGTCGCACCATTGGCTAACGGACCATAGACCATATAAGTATGTCCGGTTATCCAGCCAACATCTGCAGCACACCAATATATTTCACCTGGACGGTAATCGAATACATATTTGTGAGTCGCAGCGGCATAGACTAAATAACCACCGGTAGTATGTAATACCCCTTTAGGTGTGCCCGTTGAACCTGAGGTATACAGAATAAAAAGTGGATCTTCCGCATTCATGGCAACAGGTTCACAGTGCGCGGAACAATCTGATGTCAATTCATGCCACCACAGGTCTTTTCCTGAAAACGCCACATCCGAACCAGTATTTTTAAACACTATGACGTTTTCAATACTAGGACAGCGGTCATTAGCAATTGCCTGATCAACGTTCACTTTCAATGGTACGCAATTTCCACCGCGACGCCCTTCGTCCGCCGTAATAACTAGTTTGGCTGTAGAGTCATTAATGCGATCTGCTATAGCGTTAGGTGAAAATCCACCAAATACTATGGAATGCACTGCGCCAATGCGGGTACAGGCCAACATAGCTACTGCAGCCTCTGGCACCATAGGCATATAAATAGCGACACGATCGCCCTTCTGTATCCCTAACTTTTTCATCCCATTAGCAAGTTGACAGACCTGATCGTGAAGTTGTTGATAGGTTATTTTTTTGTCAACCTCAGGAGAGTCTCCTTCCCACAATATGGCAGTCTCATTGGCTTGAGTAGCTAAATGACGGTCGATACAGTTGTAACTTACATTCAATTCACCATCTTCAAACCACTTGATGGTGACATTATCTTTGGCAAAGGAAGTATTTTTAATTTTGTTAGGGAAGCGCGACCAATCTAAAATTTTAGCCTGTTCTTTCCAAAACGTATCGGGGGCATCTATTGACTGTTGATACATCTTCTGATGTTGCTCAACAGTTAAATGTGAGCCTTGCTTGGCGTGCTCAGGTACCGGATAAATTAAATCTGTCATTAGGTTCTCCACCAAAATTTATTCAAAACATCGTTACTTCATATTAGCGTACTTTAACTTTATACCGTTATTGTGGAATGAGACTTTGGTCTTAGCTTTTCACGCTACTAAATATTGTACGACTTCAGTCTTATAGACCATCGGCTTATATGTAAATTTAATTACCAAGTGCTAAATTTAGGCGGGTATTAATTCTGCACTAGGAAAAAATAATGAGAACACACATTGCAGCAACGGTCGCACTAGCTATAACAGGACTTACAACTTTTAACACACAAGCCAATATTCTTGATAAAACTGACGTGAAATTTTCAGGTTACGTCAAAGCAGACGCCATGTTTAGCAGTTATAGTGATGGTACTCTGGCTGCGGGCAACATAGGTCGAGATTTCTATTTGCCTAGTTTAACCCCAGTGGGTGGCAATGAAGAATCGACTCAATTCGATGCACATATAAAGCAAACTCGATTCAGATTTACCACCAATACCAATCTTGATAACAATGAAACGGTTACTGCGGTGATAGAACTTGACTTTCATGCCACACCGGATGGTAATGAGCGGGTAAGTAATTCATATGAACCTAGAGTAAGACACGCATTCATAAAATACAATAATTGGCTGATCGGGCAAACTTGGTCAACCTTCCAAGATGTTAGAACCTTACCAGAAACATTAGACTTTATTGGTACAACAGACGGTACCATTTTTGTCCGTCAAGCGATGGTGAAATATAGCAGTGGTGGCTTTGAAGTATCACTGGAAAATCCAGAAACCACCATCAGCCCATTTGGCGGTGGTGCTCGCATCGTTGGGGATGACAATACTCTGCCTGACTTAGCGGCTCGCTATACCTTCAAAGGAGATTGGGGCCACTTTGCCGTAGCAGGTCTATTGCGTCAGCTAGAATATGTTGACAAGCAAGGCTCAGCTAATATTGATACGACAGAAACTAGCGCTGGTATTAGTTTGACTGCTAAGTTCATGCTCGGTCAAGATGACCTTCGTTTAATGGCCACCTTCGGTAGTGGCTTAGGTCGTTACTTGGCGCTCAATGCAGTAAATGGTGCGGTGCTCAACGCCAATAATGAACTGGAAGCAATTGATTCATCGGGTATCTCTATCGCCTACCGTCATCTGTGGAATGACACATGGAGAAGTAACTTTACTTATTCAATGTTTAGCGCAGACAATGACACTGCTTTAACAGGCACCGCCACCACTAAACAAACGTACAGTGCTCGCGCCAACATACTCTTTTCTCCATCCAAAGAGCTAACCTTTGGTGCAGAATACGCTTATGCGAAACGGGAATTGGAAACCGGAGCAGATGGTGATATGAGTCGCCTACAATTTTCGGCGAAATATGCGTTTTAAAGGATGATAAATTATCCATTAAAACTAACTTAGAGCATGATTTGATGGGAAAAGAGGCCTAATATTAGACCTCTTTTTTTTGTCATTAAATTAAAACACCA
Above is a window of Aliiglaciecola sp. LCG003 DNA encoding:
- the acs gene encoding acetate--CoA ligase; this translates as MTDLIYPVPEHAKQGSHLTVEQHQKMYQQSIDAPDTFWKEQAKILDWSRFPNKIKNTSFAKDNVTIKWFEDGELNVSYNCIDRHLATQANETAILWEGDSPEVDKKITYQQLHDQVCQLANGMKKLGIQKGDRVAIYMPMVPEAAVAMLACTRIGAVHSIVFGGFSPNAIADRINDSTAKLVITADEGRRGGNCVPLKVNVDQAIANDRCPSIENVIVFKNTGSDVAFSGKDLWWHELTSDCSAHCEPVAMNAEDPLFILYTSGSTGTPKGVLHTTGGYLVYAAATHKYVFDYRPGEIYWCAADVGWITGHTYMVYGPLANGATTLLFEGVPTYPDVRRICQIVDKHQVNILYTAPTAIRALMAHGDFAAQGTHCDSLRLLGSVGEPINPEAWHWYHETIGKGRCPIVDTWWQTETGGIMISPMPSITALKPGSATNPFFGVQPALVDSNGDELSGATEGNLIIKDSWPAQARTIYGDHERFVQTYFSTYDNCYFTGDGCRRDEDGYYWITGRVDDVLNVSGHRLGTAEIESALVSHPAIAEAAVVGYPHDIKGQGIYVYVIPIEGTVVTDELTAEVKRWVRTELSPIAVPDLIHWTLGLPKTRSGKIMRRILRKIAANEHNQLGDTSTLADPGVVDELIEHRLNP
- a CDS encoding DcaP family trimeric outer membrane transporter yields the protein MRTHIAATVALAITGLTTFNTQANILDKTDVKFSGYVKADAMFSSYSDGTLAAGNIGRDFYLPSLTPVGGNEESTQFDAHIKQTRFRFTTNTNLDNNETVTAVIELDFHATPDGNERVSNSYEPRVRHAFIKYNNWLIGQTWSTFQDVRTLPETLDFIGTTDGTIFVRQAMVKYSSGGFEVSLENPETTISPFGGGARIVGDDNTLPDLAARYTFKGDWGHFAVAGLLRQLEYVDKQGSANIDTTETSAGISLTAKFMLGQDDLRLMATFGSGLGRYLALNAVNGAVLNANNELEAIDSSGISIAYRHLWNDTWRSNFTYSMFSADNDTALTGTATTKQTYSARANILFSPSKELTFGAEYAYAKRELETGADGDMSRLQFSAKYAF